The nucleotide sequence AATATGGCTATGAACGCCGCCGTCAGATAACAATCCAAACAAGTGAAGAGCGGATCCATGCTTCTTCGCATGTTGAATCGCTTGCAAAAAGGCTTCATTTTTGAAAAATTCTTTTTCACGAATAGAGATATTAATGCGTGTTAAATTCTGATAGACGATACGGCCAGCCCCAATGTTTAAATGGCCTACCTCAGAATTTCCCATTTGGCCTTCAGGAAGACCTACCGCTTCCCCACTCGCTGTTAAGGTCGCATGGGGAAACTGCTCCCAATAGCGATCAAAATTTGGCTTTTTTGCCTGGACTACTGCATTTCCTTTTGTCTCGGCCCGGCAGGCAAAGCCATCCAAAATAATCAATGCAACAGGTGATTTAGCCATGGTTGACAGCCTCCAGCAGTTGCAAAAACGAAGCAGGCTCCAGGCTAGCTCCGCCTACAAGCGCACCGTCAATATCCGACTGAGCAATAAATTCACTAATGTTAGTTGGCTTTACACTGCCACCGTACTGGATGCGCAGACTATCAGCTGCTTCCTGTGAAAACTTTTTGGCGACTGTTTGGCGAATATGAGCACATACTTCATTCGCCTCTTCTGCTGTGGAAGATTTACCTGTTCCAATGGCCCAAATTGGCTCATAGGCAATAACAACTTCTCCTGCTTGCTCTGCTGTCAAACCAGTGAGCGCTTTTTCAATCTGGCTTGCAACCAAACGGTTTGTTTCCCCATTTTCACGTTGTTCAAGTGTTTCACCACAACATACGATTGGCGTGATCCCCGCTTTGAAAGCAGCAAGCACTTTTTTATTCACTGTTTCATCTGTCTCATTAAACAGTTCACGGCGTTCAGAGTGACCAATAATCACATATTTTACACCAAGATCTGCGAGAGCTTTCGGACTAATCTCACCAGTGAATGCTCCGCTTTCTTCAAAATGCATCGTTTGGGCACCAATCTCCACATCGGAATCTTGTACCGTCTGGACAAGCTGGTCTAAAAACAGAGCAGGGGCACAAATGACACTATCGACTACGACAGCATCCGGCACGAGGTTTTTTACTTCTTCAGCAAAACTCTTTGCTTCTCCTGCTGTTTTATGCATTTTCCAGTTGCCTGCGATAATAGGTTTGCGCATAAAGCTTCATCCTTTCTTTATTTTCATAGATTTTACTTGTCGTCTAAAGCTACAATCCCAGGAAGCTGCTTACCTTCCATGAATTCAAGCGAAGCACCGCCACCTGTTGAGATATGGCTCATTTTATCAGCCAAATGAAACTTTTCAACCGCTGCTGCAGAATCTCCGCCGCCAATGACTGAATATGTACCTTCTGCTTCCGCAAGAGATTTGGCCACTGCCTTTGTTCCTTCAGCAAAAGCATCCATTTCAAATACACCCATTGGTCCATTCCAGATCACCAGCTTGGATGAGTTGATAGCTGCTTGGTAAAGGCTGCTCGTTTTCGGACCAATATCAAGCGCCATCCAATCCGCTGGGATGTCTTCGATGTCGACGACTCTTACTTCTGCGTCTTCAGAAAACTTATCGGCAACCACAGCATCAATCGGCATTAGAAAGGCAACACCCTTTTCTTCTGCTTTTTTCATAAATTGCTTTGCCAGTTCAATCTTGTCTTCTTCAAGCAGTGACTTCCCAATTTCATAGCCCTTTGCTTTAACAAACGTAAAAGCGAGACCACCGCCAATGATTAAATTGTCCACTTTATCAAGCAAATGATCAATGACATCAATTTTATCTTTCACTTTAGCGCCGCCAATAATTGCGGTGAAGGGCCGCTCCGGATCAGATAACGCTTTACCGAGAACATCTAGCTCTTTCTCCATAAGGAAGCCTGCAGCTGCTGGGAGATGATGGGCAATCCCCTCTGTTGATGCGTGGGCCCGGTGAGCAGCGCCAAAGGCATCATTCACGTAAAGATCAGCAAGTGCTGCAAATTGCTTTGCTAACTCTTCATCATTTTTTTCTTCTCCTGGATAGAAGCGGACATTTTCCAGCAATAGGACCTCTCCGTCTTTCATTGCGGCGATCTCTTGCTGAACTGCTTCTCCAAAGGCTTCATCGACTTTTTTTACCTCTTTGCCAAAAAGCTGGGACAAACGGGCTGCCACAGGCGTTAAGCGTAATTCTTCTTTTACTTCGCCTTTCGGACGGCCAAGATGGCTTGCCAAAATGACTTTCGCCCCTTGGTCGGACAAATATTGGATGGTTGGAAGCGCTGCCCGAATACGTGTATCATCCGTTACGACACCGTCCTTCATCGGCACGTTAAAATCCACACGGCAAAACACACGCTTTCCTTTCACATCCAAATCTTTCATCGTCTTTTTGTTCATCTAAAAAGGTCCTCCCTCTTCAATAGAAAAATAAATAAAAAGGAGGGGATCTTTTTTTCCCCGCTCCCCTTTCATCCCATTTACATTATAGATGTTGGGTTATCATTTTCCAATAAAGATATTGAAAAATATAACACATTTTCTTATTAGTATCACACTATTCGAATTAGAGACCTTTTTGAGCAATATAATCAACAAGATCGACCACTCTGTTAGAGTAACCAGTCTCATTATCATACCAGGATAGCACTTTCACCATATTGTCTTCTAGCACCATAGTAGATAAGGCGTCAATTGTAGAAGAAGCAGTGCTTCCGTTATAATCACGTGAGACAAGTGGTTCCTCACTGTAAGCAAGGATTCCTTTCAACTCACCTTCAGCTGCCGCTTGCAATGCATCATTTACTTCTTCAGCCGTCGTATTCGTTCTTAGTTCAGCAACCAAATCAACAACAGAAACATTAGGTGTTGGCACACGCATCGCCATGCCGTTTAACTTGCCTTTTAATTCAGGCAGCACGAGCGAAACAGCTTTCGCCGCTCCTGTTGTTGTTGGGATAATATTCTCTGCTGCCGCACGTGCACGGCGATAATCTTTATGAGGCAAATCTAGAATTTGCTGATCATTTGTATAAGAATGGACAGTTGTCATCATGCCACGCACAATACCAAATTTATCATTTAGCACTTTTGCAAATGGTGCCAGACAGTTTGTTGTACAAGATGCATTAGAAATGACATGATGGTTGGCCGGATCATACTTATCTTGGTTTACACCCATTACAATTGTGATATCTTCATCCTTT is from Bacillus sp. PK3_68 and encodes:
- the tpiA gene encoding triose-phosphate isomerase, with amino-acid sequence MRKPIIAGNWKMHKTAGEAKSFAEEVKNLVPDAVVVDSVICAPALFLDQLVQTVQDSDVEIGAQTMHFEESGAFTGEISPKALADLGVKYVIIGHSERRELFNETDETVNKKVLAAFKAGITPIVCCGETLEQRENGETNRLVASQIEKALTGLTAEQAGEVVIAYEPIWAIGTGKSSTAEEANEVCAHIRQTVAKKFSQEAADSLRIQYGGSVKPTNISEFIAQSDIDGALVGGASLEPASFLQLLEAVNHG
- a CDS encoding phosphoglycerate kinase, translating into MNKKTMKDLDVKGKRVFCRVDFNVPMKDGVVTDDTRIRAALPTIQYLSDQGAKVILASHLGRPKGEVKEELRLTPVAARLSQLFGKEVKKVDEAFGEAVQQEIAAMKDGEVLLLENVRFYPGEEKNDEELAKQFAALADLYVNDAFGAAHRAHASTEGIAHHLPAAAGFLMEKELDVLGKALSDPERPFTAIIGGAKVKDKIDVIDHLLDKVDNLIIGGGLAFTFVKAKGYEIGKSLLEEDKIELAKQFMKKAEEKGVAFLMPIDAVVADKFSEDAEVRVVDIEDIPADWMALDIGPKTSSLYQAAINSSKLVIWNGPMGVFEMDAFAEGTKAVAKSLAEAEGTYSVIGGGDSAAAVEKFHLADKMSHISTGGGASLEFMEGKQLPGIVALDDK
- the gap gene encoding type I glyceraldehyde-3-phosphate dehydrogenase, with the protein product MTVKVGINGFGRIGRVVFRAALKNPSIEVVAVNDLTDAEMLAHLLKYDTVHGTLEEDIAVEGEYIVVGGKKVKVIAERDPALLPWGELGVEVVIESTGRFTKREDAAKHLEAGAKKVVISAPAKDEDITIVMGVNQDKYDPANHHVISNASCTTNCLAPFAKVLNDKFGIVRGMMTTVHSYTNDQQILDLPHKDYRRARAAAENIIPTTTGAAKAVSLVLPELKGKLNGMAMRVPTPNVSVVDLVAELRTNTTAEEVNDALQAAAEGELKGILAYSEEPLVSRDYNGSTASSTIDALSTMVLEDNMVKVLSWYDNETGYSNRVVDLVDYIAQKGL